Below is a genomic region from Helianthus annuus cultivar XRQ/B chromosome 2, HanXRQr2.0-SUNRISE, whole genome shotgun sequence.
gtcatattagggtataggatttcggtgagtgtctatattacgtaagaaaaccttaactctttagggagaattggcCAGTAAACCCTAGAAGTAACTAGTAATAATTTGCTAattcttagtgttctactagtcctaatacctggaaagtgaggggctattggtaggtcttacccgacgaattgctttagatagtccttggaaaaggtcatgtcttggtttacctgtcggtcttattagtctatcaagtcaaattaattacttcaaactaccttagacctaggattggaaaagaataggtcaacattagggtacttacacaataattagacaactggaaaggcgtctaataaccggtaggattaacggcctaggtagttccacaggtttctccttgagaagggtcgaggggcctcgttggttcttaataggtttagtactttaagatcccggttcaataactcgtgcatttaacttaatcggtaatctcttaaaaacaatctaggattcttgtctaggtggtctcgttctcaTATAAGAAAGGTCCTCAGTCTTTATTCGTCTTTAGTCTAGTTctagtttaatttagtagtttaatatagatttcctagtttttccgtaaccccccccccccccaaaaaaaaacaattaaaacaagttaagtcgtgtctATCAGCGTCTGTTAGAGTCTAATttgcgtgatacatagagtcatgtggttcgatatccggacttcctaggttatactacattgatcggtacacttgccgattgtgtggtttaggtcgagtctagaatttaAAGCTTTGTCGTGTCTAGTTTAGAGCGTCTAAtatagttaatttttatagtctgtttagcacacatcaagtttttggcgccgttgccggggactcttggcaatcgcGTTCATTAGCTTTGATAGATTTCAGTGACAAATACGTCTacgtgttttattttgttttgtgtcTTTTGTTTTCATCTTGAGTCGTAGTAACTTCTGTTTGCTTTTCTTGTGTTCAGGTTTTTGCttgtagtggatgccacatctgcgctcgcacggaccaccaccaccagtcAAGCAGTCATCATCTCAATTGGGCCAAGGCCCTCAGGTTgcttcttcatcctcttctcattTTCCCAATTTCGATTCCACCCCGTTACCCACCCCACCTCctacaccaccaccatcgccaaaCCGTTCACCTAAAACTTCACCCAAGGTTTCCCCACCCAATAGTCCTACTTCTAGTACCTCTAGTAATCCAGAAAACTTAGAACCAATGGCCAACCCTAGGCAAACCGTCCATCAGCAAGCCACCCAAAATTTTACCGGCCTCGCTTCACCCATCACTGTTCCACCCATAGTCAGCGAGAACTCATGGCAGATTCCATCTTACGCCATGCAGGCCATTACCAATAGCATCCAGTTCCATGGCCGCGAGGATGAGGACGCCCCGGCCCACATTAACCGGTTCTCGCGTATCCTAGCCACCTTTAGCCTTCATGGTGCACCCAATGATGCCACCTACTTACAGCTTTTCCCGTTTTCACTAGCTGGCCGTGCGTCTACTTGGTTGGACTCTCAACCAACTGGTACCTTCACCACATGGGCGTGGCTTCGTCAAGCCTTTTTGAATAAGTATTTCCCGCCCGCTAAAGCCTCACGTCTTAGAGACCAAATCCATTCTTTTCGCATGGAGCCCGACGAGCCTTACTACCTTGCTTGGGAGCGGTTCCAAAACCTGTGTGCACGTTGCCCCCAGCATGGTCTTTCTGATTGGGCGTTATGTGAGAAATTTTATAACGGTCTCACCCAAGAGACTCGTGATAGGTTCGATACTAATGCGGGAGGGCATATGATGGGTATTCTTACTGTTGCTGAGTGTTTAGAGCGTTTTGAGGCATTTGCTCAGTCTCAATCCCAATCACGATCCGATCAGCGGTATCAAAGTGGTAATTCGAATACCACTACTAGTGCGCCCGCCCGAGGGGTGAACCATGTCACCATGGATCCTAGTTTAGCCGCTGTATTGGAAAACATGTCTAGGGAACTTAAGGAAATTAAGGCTAAGGTAGACAAATGTGAGTATTGTCGAGGGGGTCACGACACGAGTGCGTGTCCACTGCTAGTAGGTGAGGAGCAAGTCGATTTTGTAGGAGGGGGTCAAGGTAGAGGTCAACCTAGTGGGTTTGGTAATAATAACTTTGGTTCGGGTTggcgtaataataataataattttgctTCTAACAACAATTTTCGCTCAAACGGGCCCCCTGGttttcaaatagctcaaaatccaaATAGGGGTTTAGGTTCACTCTTTGGTGGGGGTTCAAATGGGCAGGTTAATGACGGGGGGTCAAGTAGTCAGGTTCAAACAGGTCAAGGGTCAAGCTATGATCTTGGGGGTAGTCTAGAAAGAATGGAGGCAATGATGAGTCAATTAATTGTTAAGGACCAAACCACCCAGAAGAAACTTAGTGAACATGACCTTATGCTTAAAAATCACCAAGCTGCTTTCCAAGACCTTCAAAGGGTTGTAGGTGATATGTCTAGGAAGTTAGAGGAGAGATTACCCGGTCAGTTTGCGGGTAACACCCAACCTAACCCGAATGCTCATGTAAAGGCCATTACCACCCGTAGTGGCAAAACCGTAGGGGACCCGAGCGTAGAGGAGCGAGCAGTCGATGAGGATGAGGATATTGTAGACGAAGAGATAGAGATGGAGGCTCCCGGCAAAGTGCAATCGAGGCTGtgcccagcaagtaccgcacagccCGGTGAGTCTCAAGGTGAGAAGAGAGTAGAGAAACCTCCCGTGGATGTTAGGCCTTCGCCTTTAGTGAACCATGCGTATGTCCCGTTCCCTTCCCGTCTTAAGAATCAAAAATACTCGAGGGAATACGGGCAATTCTTAGACATCTTCAAGCAATTGAAGATTAATCTTCCTTTTATCGAGGCACTCCAGTCTATGCCTAAATACGCGAAATTTTTAAAGGACCTTCTTAGGAATAAGGAGAAGTTAGGGGAGTTGTCGAATGTCCCATTGCATGGAGGATGTTCGGCCGTTGTCTCAAATCAgctttgtaggatcgtttgctgacccaaacgagtcgttcagaggttgtctcttgcgtttcagatgcggaataataagatatgcaagtagatatagcttgttcttccttctaactgcttgttttattgatttgaaacgttttacagctcaatcttcacaccggcagagcctAGGCATGGAATTCGACAACAACCTTatgaggtccgcttatgtgtcatatgaccataagagcggaccagttaagtccacataagcggaccttcctgacaaatgagcgaacctaAAGTCTAatgtccataagagcggacctagcatataaaacctattcagactcctgttttctcgtattacgtgccctatgctatacaatacaatataagacctgatcctagatacctagacgcaatcaacagatgtagtgcactaacagactccccctcagatgttgatggagtcgccaatacaCCTTGACTGCaaaactgtgtcttcacatcttcagtctagatcagtctctgggctctatcttctttcaatcttcagactccccctctcggttTACTGGCAtccttttgttcttcagtaacatcttcaggatcgttgtctggctttaaaccactctaattctcttgatcagatctcttgattccttaagttcatcatcatcaacggtagacgtgatcttcaggatcagaacctgactctactcattctttcaggattgatttccaggatcgaaacttggctctctTCCATCAGAGatcttcaggaatcgaaacctggctacctgcacatTCTCAATCCCGAAATAAACTTTCTTTCACAAACATTTCAAACAACTATGCACCAACACTTGACTCCCCTCATATACACCAAACAAACATATAATTGTGCACTAACTCAAACTTTCTCTCAAATATCTATGAGGAACCACTTGAAAAAGGTTAGATTAACAAACATTCAGTTTtatacaaacactccccctcaaatactgctcattatgtttagcactcagaattttgaaaatcagtttttcaacatcagttgtcaaaaatcttttagactttttcaaaatttagctaaaacacactaaaatctttttggattttctgagagatattaTCTGACACCACATGTAGACAAAAACATacagaaatgtaatatttacaaacaatattttttgtgagttcgtgcaagaggatcatatcagtttttgagaccaatcaccaacaccgttaagcttgatttcattttaagttctaaacaatttacctagattgtcagtatgtttgtccacttaaattctcgcacagatttcaatcgattcgagatacgatattaatgttttagagacttaacttaattgtgtatcactccacttgaatatactcctgtatccagatcccaaatattcagtcttacaggtgagtataccacagctgatatctgtataggggtagatgcgaaaccgtgagagctcaggtcagaacttccgttcagcagagagatgacgactcgacttttggtgggtcccctttagaggatcttttgaatttcaacagcagcgactatcaattttattgtttcatcagcatgctgagggcgaagcttatgtttcaaagctttagcagaaagtattatccggagactaggtcagaacttccattcagcagaagtcccgggataataccccagatatcactgagcataaaggcctagtatctcagaatatgggacctttcaaacaagatttcgggggttacccgtatattcaagaatagttacccacgaatcaagcaagtttgaattcgtgtttatatctcgtttcaacttactaattgtgtgaaaatctactgacacatccgaagtaagattgtttatcacattttgacttttcatttctttagcgtgtcgtgatagtccactgatgtactatcatttcctctttttcgcaacaaaaactctctttttttaattttatcatgtttttggctttttcaaattttcaaatgtttttggattttctaaaatttcttactccccctaaaatgcaaacacatttcaaaggaaatttgaaaataaaaaaactcTGGactcaaaatgaaacataaaatgcaaaacaaactgtacagaaacttgacaactgacatcgaatcacatcaactCGCCATTCACTCGacacaaacaatcagaactccccctgtcacaaaccattttctcattttagatctcaaaacacttaagtttgttttaatcaaaataatttttccggaaaatgaatttgtgttgataaaaaccacttgtaggtctatcattttaaaaatggggatgtggttcatcatcttgttcatttcTTGACagatatagtaaatcaagtacaatttaatgtccctgatttaccatttgcaatcaagcaatctctaaaccaattgtaaagaaaataaccacttgtaaaaacacacaataccacttgtaggaatgttacatctacatcaccattttaccaatcaggatgccgattccttcttcgcacttaccaacctggaagctccggcgtattccttcaacctgtaaaatccaaaacactattcaaaatctttcaaaacaaactgttcaaacactagaaagatgccgattcctgatccatgatataaacttgggatctctggcaTAGTCCTACGACTATCatgggaaacagacttccatccaagtcttctcagacttgatggccttcagctcttgggccatagggttgtatgttgcctttttagtcgcgtaaaaatcttttacccccttagctctcccactcaacattttcccaaatatcttcttaacattcccgttgaatgttttctcgacatcaaattcatctttttctttataaaactgattagaaatctcagtttttccaactttctttttcacttcctcaaacttcaatgatggaaactcctcatcattcactgaaattttctcctcaacctgtggctcttctagctttgtggaaccagattcatcgccgacattcacttctcttttcttcgcaacccacacctggttgtcttttcctttcttctcatatttgttcttctttgaacactcaccaacctcaaattttgaattctcaaaaattttgggtctattggttggtgtgtcaacatcaacaactttctctttcaacttctgaggaactccctgttttgatttggAACTAttcgaacaattccatgcaatgtgaccagcttcattgcatctataacaggttctagtctctctttgataacatatatcagctccattcttctttctctcagcaagaaactcattattagactgtctccagaacggtttctgctgttcctcctcagcacttccacctgacacaaattcagattttgttttagaatttttcatatttttatcattttctggtggaacaaaaccaagacctttctttttgtagctacgattctggttagatttcttttgaaTACCAGGACCCgaattgttgccctttttcttatttaaacgttgctgaactctagaagtgtattttttagatttttcaaaacttttcaagacttttaattctggaatattaatttctattagtttgaaagttttgtttattagttccgttttaatactcattattggaaactctctattgtaatataatttgtccaaaccattcaaagtatacacaacttcgaatgtttcatcattcaaatctgcctttgacaataaaaattctttactataaaaccgtttatccgacgaattttgactgttgactgacgactttgactttccagacccagatttcgactcagactcctcatcagtatccaacacctgattaaccacctttttgattaattcagactcatgatcagtatcggacgaggtatacgtgacatcaatattatcCGGTAAAGCGTCGGTTGTGTCTgctttaagctttatattgactgctttttccaattgctcctcatttggtcttctaggtgaataaccatcccaaatcggaggcggacatttgttataactaacggtcgatttcttaccacagtctttcttgtcttttagcttctcatctttgaaagcttccatacctgcaacagttgggtaaatacggtcaatgagataatcagaactagaatagctttgtaacaaacgtctaattctctcattttctattttttccgtctccaactcttgcttccacttagcactctcttcgatgtagaaatttattgccttctgctttgtcatcatgacagcattcatcatcgtcagtgcttgttctctttctgagtttgtcttttggaggccagttactgttttattcaaaacatcgtaagattctttcacataattgagattgaacagtaactgctcctttttcttttcatactcagctatgatgtcgtctttatctgcacaatccttgcaagcttccaagaatttctcacacggcttgacgacttcaacaatcttctcaacttcgattgttttaacaacttcaaccaccttttctacttcgatcaccttttcttcttctttcacaacctcagtaatcttctcatCAACATTCTCAGcattttgaatatcaccttcagattcagcttgttgttctttagcagctcatttctccttcagtttctccattctttctgcaaaatagaaatgaaaactttcaggagacaaatgagtttttgcaatatttatatgtttttcttcctcatcatcactgctgctgtgatctggtgattgatcaaactgtacagacttatcagaatcaccatctgatacatcagaatcagacggtgttttatcaaaaacaacttctttttcttgaacattttcattttgtacacTTTTGTCAGAATTCTGTAAATCTTCATCTGAACCCTGTAAACCTTCATCTGAACTTTCTGACACTTGCCCAGAATGTTCTGTAAGtttatcagtactatctgaactttcagatgacacagacttttcatcttcacttttcacagtctctccaatagatttcatccaagtagcaaacaaatctggttctcggacgatcttggcaatgaaagctttaaactctcccttctcatcgacagacatatcccaactaaaaccttctggtagtttctcatcatcttgattgataatGCGTGCTgttgtggcttcagatgatatgtaattactccagctgaaatctaccaaacatgctctcttgggatctttAATCTCTCTCCCGTGAGCTGTCtgtggttcttgggattgaccaacttgctgatagatagctttgcggtagtaatcat
It encodes:
- the LOC110890694 gene encoding uncharacterized protein LOC110890694, with product MPHLRSHGPPPPVKQSSSQLGQGPQVASSSSSHFPNFDSTPLPTPPPTPPPSPNRSPKTSPKVSPPNSPTSSTSSNPENLEPMANPRQTVHQQATQNFTGLASPITVPPIVSENSWQIPSYAMQAITNSIQFHGREDEDAPAHINRFSRILATFSLHGAPNDATYLQLFPFSLAGRASTWLDSQPTGTFTTWAWLRQAFLNKYFPPAKASRLRDQIHSFRMEPDEPYYLAWERFQNLCARCPQHGLSDWALCEKFYNGLTQETRDRFDTNAGGHMMGILTVAECLERFEAFAQSQSQSRSDQRYQSGNSNTTTSAPARGVNHVTMDPSLAAVLENMSRELKEIKAKVDKCEYCRGGHDTSACPLLVGEEQVDFVGGGQGRGQPSGFGNNNFGSGWRNNNNNFASNNNFRSNGPPGFQIAQNPNRGLGSLFGGGSNGQVNDGGSSSQVQTGQGSSYDLGGSLERMEAMMSQLIVKDQTTQKKLSEHDLMLKNHQAAFQDLQRVVGDMSRKLEERLPGQFAGNTQPNPNAHVKAITTRSGKTVGDPSVEERAVDEDEDIVDEEIEMEAPGKVQSRLCPASTAQPGESQGEKRVEKPPVDVRPSPLVNHAYVPFPSRLKNQKYSREYGQFLDIFKQLKINLPFIEALQSMPKYAKFLKDLLRNKEKLGELSNVPLHGGCSAVVSNQLCRIVC